The Streptomyces sp. 135 sequence GCACCCCACAGAGGTCTTCGCGGAACGCCTCCTGCTCGTCCTCAGCGGCCAACGCCCCCTGCACTGGGCGGCCCGCCACATCGCCAACACGGCGTACGACGACCTGGCCCGCCTGGCGGAGCTCAGCCCGCTCCGCACGGGCGGCCACCGCCCCACGATCCACCGCATCGGCCACTACCAGCCGCACCCCGAGGCGTACGAGGTCTTCGCCCGCGTGGCGACGGGCCCGAGGCTGCGCGCGCTGGCGTTCCGCCTCGCCCTGGGGGCGGACAGGAAGTGGCGCTGCACGGCGGTGGAAACAGACCCCAAAAGGCACTGACAAACCGCGCCCGACCGCGCACCGCACCGCACCGCACCGACCCAAGCGAAAGGGGCCGGAAGCAATCCCGGCCCCTCCACCTACGTCACGAGACACCTAACGCCCCGCCACGCCGCGCTGCGCTGCGCAACTACTTCTTGCGACGCCGCCCACCCTTCTGGGCCTTGCGCCGCTCCGCCCGAGTCATGCCGTCCGCCTCGGATCGCACACCCGAACCATCCGTGGTGAAGTCACCCTCGTCGACGCCGCCCTCGGCGTTCGGCGCCTGGAAGTGCAGCCGGTCGGGCCGCTGCGGAGCCTCAAGCCCCTTGGCCCGGATCTCGGGCCGCGACCCGGCACCCGCACCCGCCGGAACCGCGTCCTGCACGCCGCCCTTGGCGAGCGAGGTGGCCGCCGCGTCCTCGACCGGGACCTCCTCGACCTGCTGCTCGACCTGGACCTCCAGGTTGAACAGGTAGCCGACGGACTCCTCCTTGATGCCGTCCATCATGGCGTTGAACATGTCGAAGCCCTCGCGCTGGTACTCGACCAGCGGGTCCTTCTGCGCCATGGCACGGAGGCCGATGCCCTCCTGGAGGTAGTCCATCTCGTAGAGGTGCTCACGCCACTTGCGGTCGAGCACCGACAGGACGACCCGCCGCTCCAGCTCACGCATGATCTCGGAGCCGAGCTGCTCCTCACGCGTCGCGTACTGCTCGTGGATGTCGTCCTTGATGGACTCGGAGATGAACTCGGCGGTCAGACCCGCGCGGTCGCCCGCCGCGTCCTCCAGCTCCTCGATGGTGACCTTGACGGGGTAGAGCTGCTTGAAGGCGCCCCACAGCCGGTCCAGGTCCCACTCCTCGGCGAAGCCCTCGGCGGTCTCGGCGGCGATGTACGCGTCGATGGTGTCGTCCATGAAGTGCGCGATCTGCTCGTGCAGATCCTCGCCCTCCAGGACCCGGCGACGCTCTCCGTAGATGACCTCGCGCTGCCGGTTGAGGACCTCGTCGTACTTGAGGACGTTCTTACGGGTCTCGAAGTTCTGCTGCTCCACCTGCGACTGGGCGGAGGCGATGGCACGCGTCACCATCTTGTTCTCGATCGGCACGTCGTCGGGGACGTTGGCCATCGACATGACGCGCTCGACCATCTGCGCCTTGAAGAGCCGCATCAGGTCGTCGCCGAGCGACAGGTAGAAGCGGGACTCGCCCGGGTCGCCCTGACGGCCGGAGCGACCGCGCAGCTGGTTGTCGATACGGCGCGACTCGTGCCGCTCGGTGCCGAGGACGTACAGACCACCGAGGGCCTTGACCTCCTCGAACTCCTCCTTGACGGCCCGCTCGGCCTTCTCCAGGGCGGCGGGCAGCGCGGCGGCCCACTCCTCGACGTGCTCGACGGGGTCGAGACCGCGCTGGCGCAGCTCCGCCTCGGCGAGGTCGTCGGGGTTGCCGCCGAGCTTGATGTCCGTACCACGACCGGCCATGTTCGTGGCCACCGTCACGGCGCCCTTGCGGCCGGCCTGGGCGACGATGGTCGCCTCACGGTCGTGCTGCTTGGCGTTGAGCACCTCGTGCTGGATGCCGCGCTTGGAGAGCTGCTGCGAGAGGTACTCGGACTTCTCCACGGAAGTCGTGCCGACCAGGATCGGCTGCCCCTTCTCGTGCTTCTCCGCGATGTCGTCGACGACGGCGGCGAACTTCGCGACCTCGGTGCGGTAGATCAGGTCGGACTGGTCGACGCGGACCATCGGCCGGTTCGTCGGGATCGGCACGACGCCCAGCTTGTAGATCTGGTGGAACTCGGCGGCCTCGGTCATGGCCGTACCGGTCATGCCGGAGAGGCCACTGTCGTAGCCGTCGCGCTTGTAGAGGCGGAAGAAGTTCTGGAGGGTGATGGTCGCCAGGGTCTGGTTCTCGTCCTTGATGTCCACCCCTTCCTTCGCCTCGATCGCCTGGTGCATGCCCTCGTTGTAGCGGCGGCCGGCGAGGATACGGCCGGTGTGCTCGTCGACGATCATGACTTCGCCGTCGATGACGACGTAGTCCTTGTCCTTCTTGAAGAGTTCCTTGGCCTTGATGGCGTTGTTGAGGTAGCCCACGAGGGGCGTGTTCACCGACTCGTAGAGGTTGTCGATGCCGAGCCAGTCCTCGACCTTGCTCACGCCGGACTCATGGATGGCGACGGTGCGCTTCTTCTCGTCGACCTCGTAGTCGCCGGTCTCCTCGATGCCCTTGAGGGGGTTGCCGGGCTCACCCTTGGTGAGGCGGGTGACCAGCTTGGCGAAGTCGCCGTACCACTTGGTGGCCTGGTCGGCGGGGCCGGAGATGATCAGCGGCGTACGGGCCTCGTCGACGAGGATCGAGTCGACCTCGTCGACGATCGCGAAGTTGTGGCCGCGCTGCACGAGCTCGTCCTGCGACCACGCCATGTTGTCGCGGAGGTAGTCGAAGCCGAACTCGTTGTTCGTGCCGTACGTGATGTCGCAGTTGTACTGCTCGCGGCGCTGGGCCGGCGTCATGTTGGCCAGGATGCAGCCGACGCTCAGGCCCAGGAACTTGTGGACGCGGCCCATCATCTCGGAGTCGCGCTCGGCCAGGTAGTCGTTGACCGTGATCAGGTGGACGCCCTTGCCGGAGAGGGCGTTCAGATACGCGGGCAGGGTGCCGACGAGGGTCTTGCCCTCACCGGTCTTCATCTCGGCGACATAGCCCATGTGCAGCGCGGCGCCGCCCATCATCTGGACGTCGTAGTGGCGCTGGCCCAGGACGCGCTTGGCGGCCTCACGGACCGTCGCGAAGGCCTCGGGGAGGAGGTCGTCGAGCGTCTCGCCGTCGGCGTAACGCTCCTTGTACTCCTGGGTCAGTGCGCGCAGCTCGGCGTCGGAGAGGCTGACGAAGTCCTCTTCGATGGAGTTGACCTGGTCCGCGATGCGGTGCAGCTTGCGCAGGATCTTGCCTTCGCCTGCACGCATGATCTTTGAGAGGACGGACACGGGGGTTGGTCTCCTTGCCGGTCGGGCCTGGCATGGTCGGTTGTACTCGTCGGGCAACGGCCATCGTATGCGAGGACCCGGCTGCGCCGGGAGGTCTGCCATGAGGTCAACGGGCGAGGGGCGCCGAAGGTGCCGGGTCGTGCGCTTGAGGTGGTCGCGACGGGCCGGTAAAAACACTGGCCCCCGGAACAGCGCCCCCGCATCATCGCTTGATGGAGCCCGTCACACTCACCACCGAACGCCTGTGCCTGCGCGTCTTCGCGGCCGAGGACATCGACGAGGTCCACGAGGCCTGTCAGGACCCCGACATCCAGCGCTGGACCTCGATTCCCTCGCCGTACGCGCGCGTGGACGCCGAGACCTTCATTGCGCGCGTCGTGCCGAGTCAGTGGCAGGCCGACTCCGAGTACACCTTCGCCGTACGTCTGCGCGGCGGCGGCCCCCTGGTCGCCGCCGCCAGCCTGCACCACCCGCGCTCGGGCACCTGGGAGGTCGGTTACTGGACGGCCAAGGAGCAGAGGGGCCGCGGCTATATGACGGAGACCGTGCTCGGCCTCGCCCGCTGGGCGTTCACGGACCTGCGCTGCACCCGCCTGGAGTGGCGCGCGGAGGTCGGCAACACGGGCTCCCGGGCGGTCGCGGAGAAGGCCGGCTTCAGGGTGGAGGGCGTGCACCGCGCGGGCCTGCTGAACAAGGGCACCCTCCGTGACTGCTGGGTGGGCGCCCTGTTGCCCTCCGATATCGGCATGGAGTCACCGCTGCCGTACCTGCCCGCGCGGCCCTGAGGCCAAGGCGATTGCGCCCCCGCTGTCAGTGCCGCCACCTATCGTTTCGACCATGACGAGCCTGCCGCGCCCCGCCATCGAACTCTCCGCCGACGAGGCCCGCCGCATCGCGCTGCGGGCCCAGGGTTTCCTCGGCGCTCCGGACCGCAGATCCGGTGTGCGGGGCGTCCTGCGGCACCTCGGCGCGGTCCAGCTCGACACCATCTCGGTGCTGGCCCGCTCGCACGAACTCATTCCGTACGCACGCCTGGGCGCGGTGGGCCGCGACACCGTCGAGGCCGCGTACTGGACCGAGACCCACGCCTTTGAATACTGGTCGCACGCCGCGTGCATCCTGCCCGTCGAGGAGTGGCCGCACTTCGCCTTCCGCCGCCGCGCCTACCGCTCCCGCCCGCACTGGCACCACGACCTGCCCGACGGCGCGTACGACCAGGTCATCAAGCAGCTGCGCGCCGAAGGCCCGCTCACGGCCACGGAGTTGGGCGGCGCGAAGAACAAGGGCGAGTGGTGGGACTGGTCCGAGTCGAAGATCGCCGTAGAGCGCGCGCTGATGTACGGCGAGGTGGTCTGCACCGAGCGCCGCTCCTGGAAGCGGGTGTACGACCTGGCGGAGCGCGCCATCCCGGACGTGCTGCTCCACGACGACCTGAGCGACGCGGAGTGCCTGCGCCGCCTGGTGCGCCTGGCCGGTGAGGCGCTGGGCGTCGGCACGCGCGCGGACATCGCCGACTACCACCGCCTCAAGGGCGAGCAGTTCGACGCGGTGGTCGCGGACTCGGGCCTGGTGCCGGTGACGGTCCAGGGCTGGGACAAGCCCGCCTGGGCGGACCCGAAGGCCCTGGAGACGACGCCGCGCGGCCGGCACCGCACGACGCTGTTGTCCCCGTTCGACTCCCTGATCTGGGAGCGGGCGCGCACGGAGCGGATCTTCGGCTTCACCCACCGCCTGGAGGCGTACGTGCCCAAGCCGAAGCGGATACACGGCTATTTCGCGATGCCGCTGCTCGCCGGCGGCCGGCTCCTCGGCCGGGTCGACCCCGCGCGCGAGGGCGCCACGCTGGTGGCCAAGCAGGTCACGCTCGACACCCCGAAGGCGGTCGAGCCGATGGCCCGGGCGCTGATGGAGGCGGCGTCCTGGGTCGGCTGCGACTCCGTACGGGTGGAGCGGGTGAACCGCCCGGAGCTGACGGCCGCCCTGGTGCGCGCCCTTACCTGATCTCCAGGATCTTCTCCCGCATCGCGTAGACCACGGCTTCCATCCGGGAATGCAGCTGGAGCTTCTCCAGGATGTTGCGCACGTGGTTCTTCACGGTGTTCTCGGAGATGAACAACTCCTTGGCGATATCGCGGTTGTTCATCCCGGTGGCGACCAGCTTCAGCACTTCCAGCTCGCGATCCGTCAGCCGGGGCGCGGGCACCAGCCTGCGCTCGTCGGTGCGCTGGATCATCGACTTGAACTCCGTGAGCAGCTTGGAGGCCATCGAGGGGCTGATCTGCGACTGGCCGTCGGCCACCGCGCGAATCGCGGTGGCCACCTCGTCCGTGGAGATCTCCTTGAGGAGATATCCGGTGGCGCCGGCCTTGATCGCGTCGTAGAGGTCGGCCTCCTCGTCGCTGATCGTCAGCATGATGATCTTGGCGCTGGGCGCCACCTCCTTGATGGAGGTGCACGCCTCGATGCCGCCGCGCTTGGGCATGCGTACGTCCATGAGCACGATGTCGGGCAGCAGGTCGGCGGCCTTGTCCACCGCCTCGGCGCCGTCGCCCGCCTCACCCACGACCTGGATGTCCTCTTCGGCGGCGAGGACGATCTCCAGGCCGCGGCGGAAAAGGGCGTGGTCATCCACCACAAGCACCCGGATGGGCTCCTTGCGTGGGGCGCCCGCGTCCGTGCCGATGCCGATGCCGTCGTCGGCACCCTGGTGACGCATCGGTCCGAAGCTGTCCGCCATCGTTCCTCCCCCATGAAGGCCGTGGCCTGTTGTGCCTCTGCTGCGCCAACCCGAGGCGGCAGCACGCCGGTTGGCCCGGCCCGCCCATGATTTCATGCCTGGCGCCGCTCCGGTGCGCGCACTGGTCGCACGATGGTGCCCCTGGGGGCGCACACGCGCTCCAGGGGCACCATTACGGCGGTCGGGGGGGGACCGGCGGGCGCTCAGCCGCCGAGAGCCCCGCCCGCGCCACCCGTCTCGGCGTTGGCGACCATGGGGTCGGTGTTGAGGCGGATGACGCCGTAGTCGTAGGCGTGCCTCCGGTAGACGACGCTCGGTTCCTTGGATTCGGAGTCGACGAACAAGTAGAAGTCGTGTCCGACCAGTTCCATCTCGTAGAGGGCCTGGTCGAGCGACATGGGCGCCGCGACGTGCGTCTTTTCGCGGACCACGAGGGGGCCTTCGCCCTGGATCTCCAGCGAGCCGATCTTCTTGACCGGTACGCCGTCGCGCTCTTCGTCACGCGCGATGGTGCCGTCTCCGTTGAGGTACGCCGCGTCCGGCACTCGCTCGGCGACCTCGGCGGCGGAGAGCCTGCCGGTGCCGCGCCGGTTGTGGCGCTTCTCGTGCTGCTTGCGCAGGCTGGCGTCGAGCTTGGCCGTGGCCAGGTCGAGCGCCGCGTACGGATCGGCGGCCGAGGCTTCCGCGCGGATCACGGGCCCACGGCCGCGGAGAGTGATCTCCACGCGGTCGGAACGGTCGGCCTGCCGCGGGTTGGTCTCCTTGGACACCTCGACGTCGAGGCTGATCACCTTGCCGTCGAGCCTCTGGATCTTGTCCAGCTTCAGCTTCTCGGCCACGTGCTTGCGGAACCGCTCGGGCACCTCGGTCTTGCGGCCCTTGACGACGATGTCCACGCAGAACTCCGTTCCCGGATCACTCCGCTTCGGTGGCGGAGCATCTCCCTTTTGCACCAGACCCCGGTGACTCCCGGAGCCTCGGACTCGGTGACTTCCACCTCCTCCTCCCCCGAGGGCAAGATCTCCACCCCACCGGCCCGGGTGATTGTGGAAAACCTCAATTCCGATATGCGAGGCGCGGCGTTCGCCATTCCTCACAACCGAACATATCTCGCCCGGGCGGATGTCGTCACCCTCTACTGCGACGTACCTCCATTCAGGTCTATCAACCCTCTCATCACCTGCAACGACGCAAGTTCTCCATCAGTTCCGGTTTATTTCGAAAGAATCCGGTGGGGCGGCGACAACGGCCGCGCTGATCGCGTTCTCGCGGCCCAATAGCCGCCTTCGCACAGCATCCGTTCCCCGGCCCCGCACAGCCTCCGAGCGGGTCTTCTCTTGCATGTCTACGTCATGTATCGCGCGCACGGCCTCCACCATCGACGCGCCGGTGGTCATGAGGTCGTCCACGACCACGATCCGGCCCGCGCCCGCTCCCGCCAGCAGTCGGCCGCCCCCGGCGGTCACCTCCAGGGCGCCTGCCAGGTTGGCCTGCCGCTGCCGGGAGTCGAGCCCCGACTGATCGGCCACCGCACGCCGTTGACGCAGCACCGCGAGCACCCGCGCCGGGATCCCCGCTCGCCGCAGCTCACCCGCGGCGGCGAGCGCGATCCGCCGCGCCGGGTCCTGACCACGCGCCCGCACAGAGGCACGCGACGACGGAACGGGGACGAGCGACAACGGCACCGTGCGCCCCTGTGATCCGCCGTGTGTGCCGTCTACCCACGATCGGGCCCGCGTATCACCCCACTGCGGCGTTTCCGGCGTCCCGCCCCGCAGACCGGCACGCACGGCTTCGGCGAGCGCCGCCCCCAGCGGCCCGGCGAGCCCCAGGGCGCCCCGCTCCTTGTGCGCGAGCAGCACGGCCCGCACCGCGTCCTCGTACGGCGCCGCCGCATGCACCACCGGCAGCCCCGGCGGCTCGGGCACCGGCCGCACCCGGCGTGGCGCGCTTCCGCACAGGGCTGCCCGGCACGCGGCACAGAGCGTCGCCCGAGGCCGCCCGCAGCCTCCGCACTCGGCCGGCAGCACCAGGTCGGTGAGGTCCTGCCACCACCCCCGCATGCCCCCACTGTGCCAAGCCACGGGCAGCGCGGCCACCCCTGTGGAAAACCCCCTGTGGACAACCGGTCCCGGCGCCGTGACCCGTGCCATCGCCCCAGGTCACCGGTGGGGAGGCGTAGACCGACGGTCTGGTGCCCGCAGGGGACCCGGCCTCACCCCGGATAGACCGGGGACGACCCCTCCTTCACCACCGCCTGCCACTGCGAACCCGTCGGCAGCCGCACGATCCCGTCGTCCGAGTGCGCCACCAGCGGCTGCTGCTCGCTCTCGGACGCCGCGATCTCCTTGACGCCCGTCAGCCCCGGCAGCGTGGTGCCCGAGAGCACCGAGCCGTCGCACTGCACGTACCGCATCTGCTGCACCCCGCCGGACTCGCGCCCGACCACCACGAGGCGGCTGCCGCCCGCCCACGACATGGCGGTGACCTCCTCCATGCGCGGGGCCGCCTGGGTGGGGTCGAGCACCGAGATCCGCGGCTGCTCCCGCTCGCCCTGCACACCCCGCTCGCCCCGCTCGCCCCGCTCGACCCGGCCGATCCACAGAGACGTCTTGTCGTCCTTCTTCACCAGCAGCGCGATACGGACCCCGTCGGCCGACACCCGCACCGCCTCGATGCGCCCGTCGAGACCGGGCACCTCGACCTCGACCGGTTCGCCCTCGCCCTGGTCGAGCCAGAGCAGCCGCGGCCGCTTCGGGTCGCGGTCGGCCACCCACAGGTCACCCCTGCCGTCCCAACTGGGCGTGGAGAGACGGTCCTCCTCCGCCTTCGCCCTGCTGCGCACCTGCGCCTTGCCGAGCGTGTCCTCCACGAACAGCGACGCCGTGTACAGCGACTTCCCGTCGCGCGACACCCCGGCCGCACGCTTCTCGTCCCGGGAGACCGCCGCCGAGCGCAGCTGCTGGTCCCCCGTGCCCAGGATGCCGTTCACCGGCTCCGGGGCGGCGGTGCTCCCGGCGTTGGCCGGCATCCGCACCAGCCGGTGCTTCTCGTCGATGAAGTACTGGTAGCCGGGCCGCTCCGCATTGCGGTGCACCGCGACACTCTCGGCATGGCTCTGGCTCAGGACGCAGAGCATCGAACCGTTGGACCGCTGCAACGTCACCTGCTCGACCCCCGAAGGCGTCAGGTCCTGCAGCGTGAAGAGCAGTTGCGCCGCCATCTCCCGGCACCGCGTCTGGCTGGCGCCGTCGGCCCGGCTGTTGAGCTGCACGGTCAGCCGGTTCTGGTCGTCCGGCGTCAGCGACTTGCCGGGGTCCTTGAGCCGCGTACCGCTGTCGAACCTCGAATCGACCACCTGGTCGAGCCAGTTGGTCGGCCCTTCCAGGAGCGCCTTCACCGTCTGCGTCATCGGGTCGATCCGCTGACGTATGTAGATGGGATCGGCGACGAGCCCCGCCCGGCCGCTCGCGCCCGCCCCCGACGGCCCGGCGTAGTAGTACTTGTTGACGGACCGGTAGATGCGCTGGAAGTCCGATTCGCCGAGCACCACGCCCGGCGGCGGCCTGTCGATGCGCCACTCCTTGCGGCCCGGGCCGCCCACCAGGCTCAGGTGCACGGACTGGCTGTAGGTCGCCTCTTGGGGCCGGTACGCGTGCTGCCTGTCGACCGTGGCGACCTGCTGGCCCGTCAGGGAGAAGCGGCGGCTGCCGTCCACCTCGTTCCCGGCGTTGCCCGCGTCCGTGTTCGGGCCGTCCGCCAGGACGGTCGTGGACGCTTCCGGTTCCCACGCCTTCGACGCGCTCTTCGTCAGATACTTGCGGGCCATCGCGAACTGCGGATCATCACTGGTCAGCGCCTCAAGGAAGCCCTGCACGATCTCCACGGGCCGCGCGCCCTCGCGCGGCGGCATCGCGTAGACCCGGACCTGTGACTGCGAGTCCGGCCGCTGCGAGGCGTCGACGGTCTTCAGGTTCCCGCTGTCGGGCATCGAGGCGCAGCCGGCCAGGAGGGCCCCGCACCCGCCCAGCAGCAGTCCGGTACGCAGCGGACGCCCACGGCGCGCACGACGGCCGCGTCCCTCCCGGTCAGCGCCCACGAGTGCTCTCCCCTTCCCTCGCCGATCCGGCCTCCGAACGGCCCTCCGGGCGCGCCTTTGAACCTGCCCGGGAACGCGCCTCTGGACGGACCTCCGAACCGGCCCTCGCCCCAGCCACCGGCTCAGCCGCAGACCCAGCCTCCGCCCCAGCCGCTGACTCGACCCGCGCCGATGGGTGCCCGTCCTCCGAAAGCCGCGCCTGCGGCCCGCTCCGGGTGTGCGCCTCCGGGCCCGGCTGCCCGGCCCCCGGCACCTCGTCGCCACGCAGCGCCACGTCACTCTCCGGCTCCTCGTCCAGCGGCCGGCGCGACACGACCCGCGACCCGCTGCCCGGCAACGCCGCCGGATCCACGGCCCCGGCCTGCGCCAGCCGCGGCGCTATCGGCCCCTTCGCCGGCACGGGCGGCGGCACCCTCTCGGACCCCGCGGACATCTGCGCGGGCACCGTCGCCAGCTTGTTCCCGCCGCCGACCGGCAGCCCCGCGTCGTTCAGCCCGCGGTGACGCCGGGAGTCGTCCGGCTCCAGGGGGATCGGCGACCCCCGAAGCGGCTCGTCCGCCGTCCTCGGCAACGTAAGCCTGAACTGTGAGCCGCCCCCCGGCTCACCCCACGCCTGGAGCCAGCCGCCGTGCAGCCGCGCGTCCTCCAGGGCGATGGAGAGGCCGAGCC is a genomic window containing:
- a CDS encoding Rv3235 family protein gives rise to the protein MRKVMTRPRPRPTASRPPAGRPPTRRDSRRPTDRRPLTVPAQPPPHPTEVFAERLLLVLSGQRPLHWAARHIANTAYDDLARLAELSPLRTGGHRPTIHRIGHYQPHPEAYEVFARVATGPRLRALAFRLALGADRKWRCTAVETDPKRH
- the secA gene encoding preprotein translocase subunit SecA yields the protein MSVLSKIMRAGEGKILRKLHRIADQVNSIEEDFVSLSDAELRALTQEYKERYADGETLDDLLPEAFATVREAAKRVLGQRHYDVQMMGGAALHMGYVAEMKTGEGKTLVGTLPAYLNALSGKGVHLITVNDYLAERDSEMMGRVHKFLGLSVGCILANMTPAQRREQYNCDITYGTNNEFGFDYLRDNMAWSQDELVQRGHNFAIVDEVDSILVDEARTPLIISGPADQATKWYGDFAKLVTRLTKGEPGNPLKGIEETGDYEVDEKKRTVAIHESGVSKVEDWLGIDNLYESVNTPLVGYLNNAIKAKELFKKDKDYVVIDGEVMIVDEHTGRILAGRRYNEGMHQAIEAKEGVDIKDENQTLATITLQNFFRLYKRDGYDSGLSGMTGTAMTEAAEFHQIYKLGVVPIPTNRPMVRVDQSDLIYRTEVAKFAAVVDDIAEKHEKGQPILVGTTSVEKSEYLSQQLSKRGIQHEVLNAKQHDREATIVAQAGRKGAVTVATNMAGRGTDIKLGGNPDDLAEAELRQRGLDPVEHVEEWAAALPAALEKAERAVKEEFEEVKALGGLYVLGTERHESRRIDNQLRGRSGRQGDPGESRFYLSLGDDLMRLFKAQMVERVMSMANVPDDVPIENKMVTRAIASAQSQVEQQNFETRKNVLKYDEVLNRQREVIYGERRRVLEGEDLHEQIAHFMDDTIDAYIAAETAEGFAEEWDLDRLWGAFKQLYPVKVTIEELEDAAGDRAGLTAEFISESIKDDIHEQYATREEQLGSEIMRELERRVVLSVLDRKWREHLYEMDYLQEGIGLRAMAQKDPLVEYQREGFDMFNAMMDGIKEESVGYLFNLEVQVEQQVEEVPVEDAAATSLAKGGVQDAVPAGAGAGSRPEIRAKGLEAPQRPDRLHFQAPNAEGGVDEGDFTTDGSGVRSEADGMTRAERRKAQKGGRRRKK
- a CDS encoding GNAT family N-acetyltransferase, which codes for MEPVTLTTERLCLRVFAAEDIDEVHEACQDPDIQRWTSIPSPYARVDAETFIARVVPSQWQADSEYTFAVRLRGGGPLVAAASLHHPRSGTWEVGYWTAKEQRGRGYMTETVLGLARWAFTDLRCTRLEWRAEVGNTGSRAVAEKAGFRVEGVHRAGLLNKGTLRDCWVGALLPSDIGMESPLPYLPARP
- a CDS encoding crosslink repair DNA glycosylase YcaQ family protein, with the protein product MTSLPRPAIELSADEARRIALRAQGFLGAPDRRSGVRGVLRHLGAVQLDTISVLARSHELIPYARLGAVGRDTVEAAYWTETHAFEYWSHAACILPVEEWPHFAFRRRAYRSRPHWHHDLPDGAYDQVIKQLRAEGPLTATELGGAKNKGEWWDWSESKIAVERALMYGEVVCTERRSWKRVYDLAERAIPDVLLHDDLSDAECLRRLVRLAGEALGVGTRADIADYHRLKGEQFDAVVADSGLVPVTVQGWDKPAWADPKALETTPRGRHRTTLLSPFDSLIWERARTERIFGFTHRLEAYVPKPKRIHGYFAMPLLAGGRLLGRVDPAREGATLVAKQVTLDTPKAVEPMARALMEAASWVGCDSVRVERVNRPELTAALVRALT
- a CDS encoding response regulator transcription factor — encoded protein: MADSFGPMRHQGADDGIGIGTDAGAPRKEPIRVLVVDDHALFRRGLEIVLAAEEDIQVVGEAGDGAEAVDKAADLLPDIVLMDVRMPKRGGIEACTSIKEVAPSAKIIMLTISDEEADLYDAIKAGATGYLLKEISTDEVATAIRAVADGQSQISPSMASKLLTEFKSMIQRTDERRLVPAPRLTDRELEVLKLVATGMNNRDIAKELFISENTVKNHVRNILEKLQLHSRMEAVVYAMREKILEIR
- the raiA gene encoding ribosome-associated translation inhibitor RaiA, translating into MQKGDAPPPKRSDPGTEFCVDIVVKGRKTEVPERFRKHVAEKLKLDKIQRLDGKVISLDVEVSKETNPRQADRSDRVEITLRGRGPVIRAEASAADPYAALDLATAKLDASLRKQHEKRHNRRGTGRLSAAEVAERVPDAAYLNGDGTIARDEERDGVPVKKIGSLEIQGEGPLVVREKTHVAAPMSLDQALYEMELVGHDFYLFVDSESKEPSVVYRRHAYDYGVIRLNTDPMVANAETGGAGGALGG
- a CDS encoding ComF family protein, yielding MRGWWQDLTDLVLPAECGGCGRPRATLCAACRAALCGSAPRRVRPVPEPPGLPVVHAAAPYEDAVRAVLLAHKERGALGLAGPLGAALAEAVRAGLRGGTPETPQWGDTRARSWVDGTHGGSQGRTVPLSLVPVPSSRASVRARGQDPARRIALAAAGELRRAGIPARVLAVLRQRRAVADQSGLDSRQRQANLAGALEVTAGGGRLLAGAGAGRIVVVDDLMTTGASMVEAVRAIHDVDMQEKTRSEAVRGRGTDAVRRRLLGRENAISAAVVAAPPDSFEINRN
- a CDS encoding LpqB family beta-propeller domain-containing protein yields the protein MGADREGRGRRARRGRPLRTGLLLGGCGALLAGCASMPDSGNLKTVDASQRPDSQSQVRVYAMPPREGARPVEIVQGFLEALTSDDPQFAMARKYLTKSASKAWEPEASTTVLADGPNTDAGNAGNEVDGSRRFSLTGQQVATVDRQHAYRPQEATYSQSVHLSLVGGPGRKEWRIDRPPPGVVLGESDFQRIYRSVNKYYYAGPSGAGASGRAGLVADPIYIRQRIDPMTQTVKALLEGPTNWLDQVVDSRFDSGTRLKDPGKSLTPDDQNRLTVQLNSRADGASQTRCREMAAQLLFTLQDLTPSGVEQVTLQRSNGSMLCVLSQSHAESVAVHRNAERPGYQYFIDEKHRLVRMPANAGSTAAPEPVNGILGTGDQQLRSAAVSRDEKRAAGVSRDGKSLYTASLFVEDTLGKAQVRSRAKAEEDRLSTPSWDGRGDLWVADRDPKRPRLLWLDQGEGEPVEVEVPGLDGRIEAVRVSADGVRIALLVKKDDKTSLWIGRVERGERGERGVQGEREQPRISVLDPTQAAPRMEEVTAMSWAGGSRLVVVGRESGGVQQMRYVQCDGSVLSGTTLPGLTGVKEIAASESEQQPLVAHSDDGIVRLPTGSQWQAVVKEGSSPVYPG